One Enterobacter asburiae genomic window, CCGACAAGCTGGCTCAAAGTTACCCTTTATGAAGGCCGCAACCGCCAGGTTCGCCGCATGACCGCGCACGTCGGCTTCCCTACCCTGCGTCTGATTCGCTACGCTATGGGTAGCTACACCCTGGAAACGCTGGCAAACGGCGAATGGCGCGACGTTACCCCTTAAGGAGTCACTATGTTTAAACCTCATGTCACGGTTGCCTGCGTGGTCCACGCCCGGGGTAAATTCCTTGTTGTCGAAGAGAGCATCAACGGCAAAGCGCTGTGGAACCAGCCTGCCGGACACCTTGAAGCCAATGAGACCCTGCTGCAGGCAGCGAAACGCGAGCTGTGGGAAGAGACCGGCATCCACGCTGACCCCCTGCACTTTATCCGTATGCACCAGTGGATCGCGCCGGATCACACCCCGTTCCTGCGTTTTTTATTCGCCGTGGAGCTTAGCGAAACGTGCGCCACTGAGCCGCAGGATGACGATATCGACCGCTGTCTGTGGGTCACCGCCGACGATATCCTGAACGCGCCAAACCTGCGCTCGCCGCTGGTTGCGGAAAGCATTCGCTGCTGGCAGTCTGCTGGCCGCTTACCACTGGATGTCATCGGCGCATTTAACTGGCCGTTTACAGAGGGTGTCAATGGTGGGGGGGCGTGATAGAATACGCCGCCTTGAAGTTCAATGTCGTGAGTATTCCATGTCAGATAACAGCCAGAAAAAAGTGATCGTCGGCATGTCCGGCGGTGTCGATTCCTCCGTTTCCGCCTACCTGTTGCAGCAACAGGGCTATAAGGTGGAGGGCCTGTTCATGAAGAACTGGGAGGAAGATGATGGCGAGGAATACTGCACCGCCGCTGCGGATCTCGCCGACGCGCAGGCCGTATGCGATAAGCTCGGCATTGAGCTGCACACCGTTAACTTTGCCGCAGAATACTGGGACAACGTTTTTGAACTGTTCCTGGAAGAGTACAAAGCAGGCCGTACGCCGAACCCGGATATTCTGTGCAACAAAGAGATCAAATTTAAAGCCTTCCTGGAATTCGCCGCGGAAGATCTGGGCGCAGACTACATTGCGACCGGTCACTACGTGCGTCGTGCAGATGTGAATGGCAAAAGCCAACTGCTGCGCGGTCTGGACGGCAACAAAGATCAGAGCTACTTCCTCTATACGCTGAGCCACGAGCAAATCGCCCAGAGCCTGTTCCCGGTCGGGGAGCTGGAAAAGCCGCAGGTGCGTAAAATCGCCGAAGAGCTGGACCTGATCACCGCGAAGAAAAAAGACTCTACCGGCATCTGCTTCATCGGCGAGCGCAAATTCCGCGATTTCCTGGGACGTTACCTGCCTGCACAGCCGGGTAAAATTGTCACCGTCGACGGGGAAGAGATTGGCCAGCATCAGGGGCTGATGTACCACACGCTCGGACAGCGTAAAGGACTGGGTATCGGCGGGACCAAAGAAGGCAGTGAAGATCCGTGGTATGTTGTCGACAAAGACGTCGAAAACAATATTCTGGTTGTTGCCCAGGGTCACGATCATCCGCGTCTGATGTCCGTTGGCCTTATCGCGCAGCAGCTCCACTGGGTCGATCGTGAGCCGCTGAAAGGCACGCTGCGCTGCACGGTGAAAACACGCTACCGTCAGACCGATATTCCTTGCACCATTACCGCGCTTGATGACGATCGCATTGACGTGCGTTTCGACGAGCCGGTCGCCGCCGTCACCCCGGGTCAGTCCGCTGTCTTCTACAGCGGTGAGATCTGCCTGGGCGGCGGGATCATTGAACAGCGCCTGCCGCTGCCTGCTGTTTAATACGATTGCACACATAAAGGAGACCGTGTGGCGAAGAACTACTATGACATCACCCTGGCGCTGGCGGGAATTTGCCAGTCAGCCCGTCTGGTGCAACAGCTGGCGCATCAGGGTCATTGCGACGCAGATGCCCTGCACGTTTCACTGAACAGCGTTATCGATCTCAACCCCGGCTCGACCCTGGGCGTGTTCGGCGGCAGTGAAACCAATCTTCGTCTCGGTCTTGAAACTCTGCTTGGCGTGCTTAACGCCAGCAGCCGTCAGGGATTAAACGCGGAGCTGACCCGCTACACGTTGAGCCTGATGGTGCTGGAGCGTAAGCTAAGCGCAGCAAAAGGCGCGCTCAATACCCTGGGCGATCGTATTGCCGGGTTACAGCGTCAGCTCGACCATTTTGACCTGCAGTCCGAAACGCTGCTCAGCGCCATGGCCGGCATTTATGTTGACGTCATCAGCCCGCTGGGCCCGCGTATTCAGGTCACCGGATCCCCTGCCGTTCTGCAAAGCCCGCAGGTACAGGCAAAAGTGCGCGCGTCCCTGCTGGCAGGGATCCGCGCCGCCGTGCTGTGGCACCAGGTTGGCGGTGGCCGCCTGCAGTTAATGTTTTCTCGTAATCGCCTGACCACTCAGGCAAAACAAATTCTTGCTCATTGTTAACCTCCCGGAGTTGCGAATTATGGAATTATCCTCACTGACCGCCGTATCCCCTGTCGATGGACGCTACGGCGATAAAGTCAGCGCGCTGCGCGGGATCTTCAGCGAATATGGTTTGCTGAAGTTCCGTGTTCAGGTTGAAGTACGCTGGCTGCAAAAGCTGGCCGCCCAGGCAGCAATCAAGGAAGTTCCTGCTTTTGACGAAAAGGCAAACGATTACCTTGATAAAATCGTTGCCGAGTTTAGCGAACAAGACGCCGCGCGCATTAAAACCATTGAACGCACCACCAACCACGACGTGAAAGCGGTTGAGTACTTCCTGAAAGAGAAAGTGGAAAGCGTCCCTGCGCTGCATGCCGTGTCTGAGTTCATTCACTTCGCCTGTACCTCTGAAGACATCAACAACCTCTCTCATGCGCTGATGCTCTCCACCGCGCGTAAAGAGGTGGTGCTGCCTTACTGGCGTAAAATCATCGACGCGGTAAAAGCGCTGTCCGTGGAATACCGCGACATTCCGCTGCTCTCCCGTACCCACGGCCAGCCAGCCACCCCATCCACGATGGGTAAAGAGATGGCGAACGTCGCGTACCGTATGGAGCGCCAGTACCGTCAGCTGGAGCAGGTTGAGATCCTCGGCAAAATCAACGGCGCGGTCGGTAACTATAACGCCCACATCGCCGCCTACCCGGAAGTGGACTGGCACCAGTTCAGCGAAGAGTTCGTGACCTCTCTGGGCATTCAGTGGAACCCGTACACCACCCAGATTGAGCCGCACGACTATATCGCCGAACTGTTTGACTGCATCGCGCGCTTCAACACCATCCTGATCGACTTCGATCGTGACGTGTGGGGCTACATCGCCCTGAACCACTTCAAGCAGAAAACCATCGCCGGTGAAATCGGCTCTTCCACCATGCCGCACAAAGTCAACCCAATCGACTTCGAAAACTCCGAAGGCAACCTGGGCCTGGCGAACGCCGTGCTGCAGCATATGGCGAGCAAACTGCCGGTATCCCGCTGGCAGCGCGACCTGACCGACTCCACCGTACTGCGTAACCTGGGCGTGGGCATTGGCTACGCGCTGATCGCGTATCAGTCCACCCTGAAAGGCGTGAGCAAACTGGAAGTGAACCGTGACCGTCTGCTGGACGAGCTGGATCACAACTGGGAAGTGCTGGCGGAGCCAATCCAGACCGTGATGCGCCGTTACGGTATCGAAAAACCGTACGAGAAGCTGAAAGAGCTGACCCGCGGCAAACGCGTTGACGCCGAAGGCATGAAGCAGTTTATCGACGGTCTGGCCCTGCCGGAAGAAGAGAAAACGCGCCTGAAGGCGATGACCCCGGCGAACTATATTGGCCGCGCCATCACCATGGTCGACGAGCTGAAGTAACGCCCCTCTCCCCCTTTTCGCCCGAAAAGGGGGATGCTTTTCCCCGGTTTACTCAATGTTTATCCCCACAACAACATAATCAGCGTTAAACTATTCATACCAATTATTTAGGGAGAAGAGATGATGCGCGTACTGGTTGTTGAGGATAACGCATTGCTACGCCATCACCTGAAGGTACAGCTTCAGGAGATGGGACATCAGGTGGACGATGCTGAAGATGCAAAAGAAGCCGATTATTATCTCAATGAACACCTGCCGGATATCGCCATTGTCGATTTAGGCTTGCCTGACGAAGACGGTCTGTCGTTAATTCGCCGCTGGCGCAGCCACGATGTCTCCCTGCCGGTTCTGGTTCTGACCGCCCGTGAAGGCTGGCAGGATAAGGTTGAAGTGCTCAGCGCGGGTGCGGATGATTACGTCACCAAGCCGTTTCATATTGAAGAGGTGGCGGCGCGCATGCAGGCGCTGTTACGCCGCAACAGCGGGCTGGCTTCACAGGTTATTTCCATCCCGCCTTTCCAGGTCGATCTCTCCCGCAGGGAATTAGCGATCAATGATGAAGTGATCAAGCTCACCGCCTTCGAATACACCATTATGGAAACGCTGATCCGTAACAATGGCAAAGTGGTGAGCAAAGATTCCTTAATGCTCCAGCTCTATCCTGATGCTGAACTGCGCGAGAGCCATACCATTGACGTGCTGATGGGACGTTTACGTAAGAAAATTCAGGCGCAGTATCCGCAGGATGTGATTACCACCGTCCGCGGTCAGGGCTACCTGTTCGAATTACGCTAAATGAAACGGATTTTACGCCACATCCTGCCCCTCTCGCTGCGGGTTCGTTTCTTACTGGCAACAGCCGCCGTCGTGCTGGTGCTGTCGCTCTCCTACGGCATGGTCGCCCTGGTGGGCTACAGCGTCAGCTTTGATAAAACCACCTTTCGGCTGTTGCGTGGCGAAAGCAATCTGTTTTATACCCTGGCGAAGTGGGAAAACAACCGAATCACCGTCGAAATGCCGGAAAACCTGAATCAGCAGAGCCCGACGCTGGCCCTGATTTATAACGAAAAGGGAAAGTTACTGTGGGCGCAGCGCGACATCCCCTGGCTGGTCAAAAGCATTCGTCCGGAGTGGCTTAAAACTAACGGGTTTCATGAGATTGAAGCCGATCTCAATACCACCAGCACGCTGATCCGCGAAGATCGCTCTATGCAGCAGAAGCTCAATGAAATTCGCGCTGATGATGCCGAGACGGAGATGACGCACTCC contains:
- a CDS encoding NUDIX hydrolase, with the protein product MFKPHVTVACVVHARGKFLVVEESINGKALWNQPAGHLEANETLLQAAKRELWEETGIHADPLHFIRMHQWIAPDHTPFLRFLFAVELSETCATEPQDDDIDRCLWVTADDILNAPNLRSPLVAESIRCWQSAGRLPLDVIGAFNWPFTEGVNGGGA
- the mnmA gene encoding tRNA 2-thiouridine(34) synthase MnmA; translation: MSDNSQKKVIVGMSGGVDSSVSAYLLQQQGYKVEGLFMKNWEEDDGEEYCTAAADLADAQAVCDKLGIELHTVNFAAEYWDNVFELFLEEYKAGRTPNPDILCNKEIKFKAFLEFAAEDLGADYIATGHYVRRADVNGKSQLLRGLDGNKDQSYFLYTLSHEQIAQSLFPVGELEKPQVRKIAEELDLITAKKKDSTGICFIGERKFRDFLGRYLPAQPGKIVTVDGEEIGQHQGLMYHTLGQRKGLGIGGTKEGSEDPWYVVDKDVENNILVVAQGHDHPRLMSVGLIAQQLHWVDREPLKGTLRCTVKTRYRQTDIPCTITALDDDRIDVRFDEPVAAVTPGQSAVFYSGEICLGGGIIEQRLPLPAV
- the hflD gene encoding high frequency lysogenization protein HflD — protein: MAKNYYDITLALAGICQSARLVQQLAHQGHCDADALHVSLNSVIDLNPGSTLGVFGGSETNLRLGLETLLGVLNASSRQGLNAELTRYTLSLMVLERKLSAAKGALNTLGDRIAGLQRQLDHFDLQSETLLSAMAGIYVDVISPLGPRIQVTGSPAVLQSPQVQAKVRASLLAGIRAAVLWHQVGGGRLQLMFSRNRLTTQAKQILAHC
- the purB gene encoding adenylosuccinate lyase, producing MELSSLTAVSPVDGRYGDKVSALRGIFSEYGLLKFRVQVEVRWLQKLAAQAAIKEVPAFDEKANDYLDKIVAEFSEQDAARIKTIERTTNHDVKAVEYFLKEKVESVPALHAVSEFIHFACTSEDINNLSHALMLSTARKEVVLPYWRKIIDAVKALSVEYRDIPLLSRTHGQPATPSTMGKEMANVAYRMERQYRQLEQVEILGKINGAVGNYNAHIAAYPEVDWHQFSEEFVTSLGIQWNPYTTQIEPHDYIAELFDCIARFNTILIDFDRDVWGYIALNHFKQKTIAGEIGSSTMPHKVNPIDFENSEGNLGLANAVLQHMASKLPVSRWQRDLTDSTVLRNLGVGIGYALIAYQSTLKGVSKLEVNRDRLLDELDHNWEVLAEPIQTVMRRYGIEKPYEKLKELTRGKRVDAEGMKQFIDGLALPEEEKTRLKAMTPANYIGRAITMVDELK
- the phoP gene encoding two-component system response regulator PhoP, encoding MRVLVVEDNALLRHHLKVQLQEMGHQVDDAEDAKEADYYLNEHLPDIAIVDLGLPDEDGLSLIRRWRSHDVSLPVLVLTAREGWQDKVEVLSAGADDYVTKPFHIEEVAARMQALLRRNSGLASQVISIPPFQVDLSRRELAINDEVIKLTAFEYTIMETLIRNNGKVVSKDSLMLQLYPDAELRESHTIDVLMGRLRKKIQAQYPQDVITTVRGQGYLFELR